TTACATATCTCTATGTTCTTCAAAGACAGGCGTGTTACAACAAGGCATTGTGTTCTCACAAATATGGGTTGAGGTTCTGAAAATGAGGAGTATGCCCGTGCAATCAAAAAAGCCGAAAGCAATAACAATGACAATGTAAACCACAATGATCATGCCCAACTTCTAATGATGCCAGAAACTGCTCCAAGCATACCGCTCAGAAAATTTAATGAGAAAACGTACAGTAAGCAGTCTGACGGGGAAAATGAACCCTCGTGCAGGGTTTCTGGCAAACAAGCTTTTGTATAAGGCTCTCAGATTCATAGTCTCTTAACACATTTATTGAGCCTCCAACCTGAACCAGTACTATGAAAGGCATTGGGAAAGATAGAAAAATGAGGACCTTTCTGACTCTTTCCATGTCATAATTTCATTGGAAAAAAATCCACACCAGCCCACGTAAAACACACAAGTGTCTACTTCATAGTCAACAACTAGTGGGTATGGTCTGGATACTACATGAAAAGGGAGTTGGACAAAGGGATAAGCTGGTGAGAGAAAAGTACTTAAAAAGATAGTATTTTAAGTACGATGTCCCATATGGGCCCCATGTGTCCCAAGAGTGTGATGGAAGAAGAGGTAACTCCAGAAACAGCCCTACAACAGGTTCCTGGCCCTAATATTCTATTCAATAAATGTGTCCAACACTGAAGTGGGCAggtacctgctgtgtgccaggcagaaGATCTAAAGACAAGCACGATAAAACCTGTGCCCATACGCTGATCATGTAGCAGGGGACAATGCCATACACATGCCAGGTCATGGAAAGGAAACTCAAAGTGGTGGGAAAGTATAGCAAAGTGAGACCGAGGGACACAGCAGAGGATGCAACTTTAAATAACAGTAAGAGTTTTGCTAGCTGGGCATGGCCACGGAGGGATATCGTAGATGACAAGCAATGTGGTCAGGTTTTGAAAGGACCAGGAGAGTCCTCTAGCTGTCCAGGGgtgttttcactttaaaaaaacaaaacatgttttttgtttcttttatatgCTTTTCTCCCCCTGCCGTCTATGTCTCTGAGCCCCAGTACTTAGCAGAGGGCCTGGTGTAGAGTTAGGACTCCAGGAGCATTTTCTGagtaaagaaaagagggaaggagagagggagagaggaaggtcaggaaggcaggaagggaaagtgggtcaaagaaagagagaagctgtAGAACAGAAGGAAATGCTATCCGGAGACCACAGAGAACTTTTGGTCTAATATTTGCGCTAAGTTTTGACCCTGGAAACCTGATTGGAATCTTTCtataataaaatgaagatgaaaagtgtgaaatgaaacaaaatagttACCAGAGGAAGGAAGctacgacttttttttttttttaacagattctgtttattttcacCTATTTACTCAAAGTTATATTTGTCACCATGATGCATTTGTTCCCTCTGAAAGATGGCGGGGTATGGGGTAGGGGgattgctgcctttggctcaagatCCACTAGCAGGAAGGACATGTacttttttatacatatacacaggcCATAAGGTTTGCAAATAATCTTACATTTGCTCAGTAgccaaaagaggcaaagaatgagaataaaaacaaatgtgttttaGCAACATCAAGTCCAACTTTTCCGTCTTCCCCATGAGGAAAATGTATATTATGAAACTCTAGGACTCTCACAACCTCACCCGACACAACCCTGGAGCTGggaatttatgaattattttggCTACAGACAAAAGCTCTTCAATCCGCTCATATCACCCAGATGTCTGTTGCAAGATGGGGGCCTGGAGAATAACAACGTTTTTCTTTAAAACCATTCATATTAAGAGCAGCCTTTGTTCCTCTTCCTATCTGGCAGCAAAATGGGTTTTGACTGCATATGTGGAGGAGAAAAGCTCTCTGTCTCAGGGTCACACATTCAATTTTAGAGTTGAAGGACACCTTAGACATTTgttggatataaatatttattgaacacctattcTGTTCCAGGCACTGCCCCCTTGACATCATAAACGAGCAAACGAAATCCCAGAAAAATTGAAAACCCTATCCAGTGTCACATAGCTAGAAAATAGTGGGGTCAGTAGTAgtactttaaaaaactaaaggGGACAGTCTACAGAAAAAGGTAAAAGGTTCTCACAGAGACAGTGAAACACACTATTAGGAGAGCCAGGTTCCCAAACAGGTGACTTTCTCCCACTAGGAAAAGATATCAGTCTCGACCCGTAAGACCTACCTGAAAGCCCAGAGGTAGGGATTGGCTCTGCAGCTACTTAAGGTTGGCCTATGTAGTTATGGGTTTCAGCTGATGATTGTACATGAATATGATGTTACTTAGTAttctatatttattctttttgcctCCAGGTAAAGTATCCTTCCCCTAGTGTATGCAATTCGGATATCCCTGGTCATAATATCTGGTGTCCTTTTAATTTCTATcaatctctcattctttctctttattcttctccGGCCTGCCCCCTCCTTCTTGCCAACCCCTTCTCCCCCAGTGGCTGAAATTAAGCAAAACAGTTAAGGTTAAATAAACTCCTCTTTTCTATTGCACATATTGGGCCCAAACAGATGACAGAATTCGAGTACTATTAGGAAGCCTATTAAGGGTAATGATAGATGCTGAATTGAAGGTAGAAAGTTAAACTCCATTCTATGGATAGGAAATTTAATGAATCAAAGGGAGGTAGATCTCTGTGAATCTACATAAGATACCCAGTTACTGGGCATTAACTTAGTCATTCACTAACAACCTGGAGGCATAAAGAGTCATAAAACTGGAACGGAAAAAAAACTTGAGAAATCACTTAGTCCATTGCCAATTTGGGCAAGGTTGACCTTGACTAATACTAGACAATTGTGTAAGTACTCAGAAGAGTTGTTTTCTTGGCTTGCAGAAGTGTAGGGAAAATCACTACTTCTATGTCCTGATAAGCTGGTGCCCAGGACTTTCTTCCTATGTTACAGATTGGATCATTTCCTAGAATCTTGAGTGAGGAATCAAAACTTATATGAATTTCTTTATCAGaaaatctcttcttttctttattgccCCAATCTCTAAATTCCCAGAAGGCTGAATCATTTCACTATCATCCCCTTCAAAAGAGCAgcacttttggggcgcctgggtggctcagtgggttaaagcctctgccttcggctcaggtcatggtctcagggtcctgggatcgagccccgcatcggactctctgctcggcagggagcctgcttcctcctctctctctgcctacttgtgatttctctctctgtcaaataaataaataaaatcttttaaaaaaagcagcaATTTTAACATTGGATATACACTAAAATTTTTTGagagtttcttaaaattttattaagattaGGGCTCACCTGTAGAGATTTGAGTTTCATTGGTTTTCAGTGGggcccaggtgtgtgtgtgtgtgtgtgtatttttaaagatgtctaGGTGATTCTCAAGTACAGTTGGGATAAGACCATTGCTACATATGTATTACCTAATTGCAGAACTGAGTGAAattctcttttgaaaatattctgcAACTATAATCAGTAGAAACTCAAGTAGGAACTTAATAATTTGGTAAATCCCCCAAAGGAGATGCTTGACCTTTTGGCCTTTTATCCTTAATTATAATTGCCTATCCATGGTACTGTTCACtaagtatttattaagtgaatgaatgaaaattgaGGAGATTCACTCTTAGAAGGTTATATGTTTTCaagaatttacccatttcttctaggttatccaatttgttggtatgtAATTGTTCAAAACAGTCCCTTACAGTCCTTTTAATTTCTGAGTCATCCATTataatgtcttctctttcatttcttttttttttttttttttttttttttttttttttttttgaggtcgaGTAGTGTAATGTTAACAtccaagaaagtaaaacaaataatcacCTCTGCAGCAGGTCATTAACAACTAGTAACACATAGAGGTCAATGCCACCAgagcttaaaaaaattatcagtacAATTGAGGACCCCTCCACTAGAGGATGGGGAGCTGTACCCACATTGCCAGCAACAGTTTCCCCCAAGAAATGCAAGCAGCCACATCCACCCTCCTTCAGGGGGTAGAGCCACTATATTTGTCATGCAGATCAGCCACACTGTCACTGGAGACTCGGATCCAGCCATCCTCCCGCACATGGTAGAGGTTGACTGCGCCTCCCGAGTAGGCATCTCTGTAGGTGGCTTGGTAGATGGCTCGACGGGCCAGATCATAGGCCTGTTCCACCTCTAGGTCATAGGAGTAACCCCGATCCATGACCCCATAAGCATACACAGAGCCAGAACCTACAGAGAAGGTGGCCCCCGAGATCCGGTTTCCTTCACTGTCCACATAGTAGAGGCCAGGGCCTCTCTTATCCCAGCCACAGATCATGGTGCCCATGGACAGCCCCATGCCTTTATACTGATACACCATGTTGGCAAGCAGCTTGGAGGCAGCTGCTACCGAGATGCGTTCCTTGTTTCGAAGCTCATATATTCGACATTGCCGAGCCAACAGCCGCTCCCAGAAGCTGCAATCCGCTGCGCCCCCAGCCATGGTGCCCAGCAGGTAGGGATTGATCTCTATCACCTTCTTTACTGTCTGGGAGGCTATATAGGCACCAGCTGTGGCCCGAGAGTCCGCTGCAACAATGACTCCATGTTGAAACTGCCTCAGGCCAGCGGCTGGGCCGTGCCCCCAGGTTGTGACCCTCAAACCTTCCTGCGGACGCATGGCCCCAGGCTGGCCCACGGCACCACCACCTTGGCCTTCCGCTTCCGGCACGGAGTCATCGCCGCTGCGGACACCCGGGCGTCCTGTGGTAGCTATGTGCAGTGCCCGGCCTCGCGCAAGATCCTCCCGGTGCACCGTCACCTGCTGGGCacccttctctttcatttctgatttgcatcttctctttttcctttagctAAAAGtttgttgattatttatttatctcttcaaaaaacaaaaaacaatttttctgtggtttttctcAGTGCTATTTGATTCATTTCTgatctcatctttattatttcttttttttcctgataattgTGGACTTGGTCTGTTTGTTTACTAGTTCAGACTAATAATTAATAAGaagattgaatcaataatcaaatatCTCCCAACAAAGGAAACCAGAACCTAACGGTTTCACTGATGAATTCCACtaaacattaaaaagtaataataccaATTCTTCCTAAACTCTTCTAAAACATAGAagaagagggaacacttccaaacttatCTTATGAGGCCAGTATTGGTCTTGTGCCAAAGCCAGACAAATACACtgcaaataaagaaaactataggccaatatccctaatgaacatggtAGCAAAAATCATCAATACAATTCTAGCCAATGGATTTCAATAGCACATTACAAGGATGACCATAAAGGATTTATCtgtgggatgcaagggtggtataatatatatgtatcaatCAAATTCATACACCACATTAATATAATGAAAGATAAAACCCACATGGTCATTTCAGCAGATGCAGGAAAAAGAGTTGAAAGAATTCGGTTATctgttcataataataataataaaaaaaagcctttaaaaatggGTGTAAAAGTAAATTAGCTCAAAACAATGAAGGTCATATTTGAacaacctacagctaacatcattaTCAATGGggctgaaaacttttcctctatgATCCAATATAAACAAGAATGCCCATTCTTACTACTTCTATTTAACAAAGTACAAAAGTCCTAGTTGAAGTAACTGAACATGAAATTAGAGGCAtctaaatggaaaagaagaaacaaaatgatctttgcagatggcatgatcatatacatagaaaaatttaaagattccaacaacaaaaaactatcatacctaataaataaagtcaataaagtttcaggatataaaatcaacatagaaATTAGTGGCATTTCTACGCATTAATAACAAATGACCTGAGGAAGAAATTAggacaatcccatttacaactgcaacaaaaagaataaaatgcttaggaataaattaACCAGTTAGGTGAAAGACATACCCTGTGAACTAAAAAACAattgtgaaagaaattaaagacatagataaatggaaagataactcatgctcacagactggaagaatgtccatattgttaaaatgtccttaatacccaaagtgatctatacATTCAATACACTCCCtctcaaaattccaatgacattcttcacagaaatagagaaacaaaCCTAAAATTGAGGTAGAACgtcaaaagaccccaaatagccaaagaaatactgagaaagaacaaagccagaggcatcacacattctgatttcaaactatattgcaAAGCTATAGTACTCAAAGCAGTATGCAAGGCATTAAGAAACAGACATTTGGACCAAAGGAGCAAAACAAAGACTCTTAGGCATGCTCACACATATttggtcaaccaatctttgacaaGGGTGCGAAGAACTcacaatgggggaaaagacagtctcttcaataaatgatgttaggaaaactggatatccatatgcacaagaatgaaattggacactTATTCCCACAGTGAatgcaaaaatcaactcaaaatggatgaaagacttaaatatgTAAAACCTGGAGCTGTAAAATTGCTAGAAGAAAATAGGGAAAAAGCTTCTTGACATTGGTGTTAGCAAATTTTGTCATGACACCAAAACCACGTGcagcaaaaccaaaaatagatAAGTGGGACTAGgtgaaactaaaaagcttctgtatagcAAAGGACACAATCAACAAAGTTAATAGGCAATCtacataatgggagaaaatatttgtaaattgtgtatctgataaagagttatccaaaatatatgagaaaCTCCTACAAtcaattgtaaaaaataaaataatgcaactAAAAAATGGGCGAAGAACCTAAACAGATATTTCTCaaaggaaaatatacaaatggccatcagacacatgaaaaggtgcttaacatcattaattatcagggaaatgcaaatcaaaacaacaatgaggtatcaGCTCATACCCAcagaatgactattatcaaaaagacaaaagtaacAAGTGTTTGTGAGatgtaaagaaaagggaacctttcTATGCTGTTGGTAGGAAGCAAATTGGTAAATTGGTAAAACTATTATGGAAGattatggaagttcctcaaaaaattaaaaatacaactactatatgatccaacaattgcacttCTAAAtgcatatatccaaaggaaatgaaatctagGTCTTGAAAAGATATCTACACCCATTTTCACTATagattattcataatagccaagacatagaaacaatctaaatgttcaTTGACAGAGAAATGGGTGAAGAGAATGtggcatatacacacaatggaatattctttagTCTTAACAAAGAAGGAAGTCctaccatttgtaacaacatggaagaATCTGGAGGATAttcttctaagtgaaataagccagacacagaaaagaCAAGCACTGCATGACTCACTTACAAGTGGAATCTGAAATAGTgaaactcataaaaacagagagtaaGCATAATTaccaggagcagaggagagggagaaatgaggagatgttggtcaaagggtacaaagttcCTGTTATGCAAGATGAATGAGTTTGGGAAATTTCATGTATAGAATGGCGGTAACAgttaaaaatactatattatttaCTTGAAAGTTGAGAGAGGAGACCTTTTAAATCTTCtcaacatatacatacacatgcagtAACTATGTAGGTGTGATGCATAAATTATTTAGCTTCATTGTAGTGATCTTTTCACAATGTATGAATATACTGAAACATTAAGTTGTACTCCttatatatatgttctttttaCATGTCAAAGATTTCTCAATAAAGTAGttcttaagaaaaaggaaattaaggagaaataaagacttcaaatAGGCTACTGAACTAGCcaaataaggaattttttaaataaacagaaaaaagacaacaaagaGTTACAAATTCCCAATATGGCTAGTAGGGGTTATGAACACCAAACAGATTTccaaccatttttaattttaacaaacaaGTTTACGGGATAAAATAGGCCATAAATTGGTTCTAAACATTCAGTATTCTTTTCCTGAAAGGAGATCAGACCttggtggctgggggtggggttggggggagaacaACCCTCTAAGATATATGATCTGGACCATTAAAGAACTATTAGAAGTACTGGTTATATATTTAGATTAGGCTTTAACCCTGAAAGTAAAAGGAAGGCAACCAGAAACCCTTAAACATCCTAAAATGTGAAATCTTCCCTAACACAATGAAAAGAACATCTCACATAAATGAGAAGTCAGACCCATTCTGAACTTGCAtatctttcttttaaacaaaaactcAAGTATTTCCAATGAAAACAAGGCTGATAACATAGAACACTAGATGAAGAATAACAGATAAATCTTGCTTTCGGGCTCATTTTAGCTGAAGGTTCTAAAACCTCTTAAAACAAGTCCTGTGAATCTTAATTGGATATTATGCTAGAGATGAgatgactttaaaagaaaaaaatatttgtttaagaaGCCAAAtcttaatgttaaaatttttcttttgttatttattattatatggtGTAGAAATTACTTGCTAACTAAAGCTTATATTACTGTAAGTATCAATATTTTTAtgggagaaaaattatgtttgcaattaaaaatatcagaggaGTTAGCTTACTTTCCCTTAGTACAATTATTATGAAATGACAAGTTTGAATGATCTTCCCCATTAGTGTGAGATAAGACTCCTTGaggatgtttattttaatttttctgtatttatattgACAACATTCTGGCACCACATCCCTTTGGAATAATATcataatcttctttttttaggCACTTCCACActgtgatgatttttttcttatttatctagTAAGTTTATTCAGCTCCAAAATTTCTATTCAACTTGAAAATTCAGTACAAAATTtattaacttgaaaaaaatgctttcattttttataagcAAGCCATTTTTTTTGCTGTTTGGGTATATATAAATCTGATGAGACATTCATTTAATCAGTTGGGATTTAACAAAATATTCTACTCTTAGTGTATTAATCTATTAATCTATACTATATATTAGTCTGGAAATTAATTTGGCATTTCAGAAAGCAAAAAATGTCGTAAAAGACCTTTAAGTCTTCTTCAGGCACCAATATAAAGGTTGACACAGCACTTGAGAGCATCCAGCTATCTGACTCATTGCCATTTCAAATGAACTGCCGTTTACCCCTTGACCTTGGTCTTGGCACAGACCTAATACAGTGGTACATATGATGTTATGCACAGTATTCTTAAGTGCCTTATGCATCTGGAACTCCTTATGGGAAAACTTAAATTAACTGGCCGAAGACAAAGTTAGAGCTCTCAGAGACAGATCCTTAGTATCAAATTTAAAACTATATGCTTAAGTAATTTAGGCTGAAGAAGGATAATTTCCACTAAACAAGACACACTACTAGATCAGTCAGAAAAAtgcatatgttaaaaatattattttggagtATTTGGTGGGAGAAAGTGAAGAATCTGAGAGAAGCAACAGCTTCTCATGGTAGCTGGTACACttttaattcacttaaaataattatcataaagTACAAGTAGGTACAgtttgttttctaatgaaaaaaacaaaaaacaaaagcagacatTATGatgcaaaaacaaaagaagacataGTGAGGCAAGATTAATAATAGTCCTGTATCAACTGGCTGTTGTATAcaagtgacgaatcactaaattctattcctgaaaccaatattacactacatgtcaactacctagaatttaaataaaaatttggagagaaaaaaatagtggcaattccatcaaaaaggatgaatacccaacttttgtagcaacatggacgggactggaagagattatgctgagtgaaataagtccagcagagagagtcaattatcatatggtttcacttatttgtggagcataacaaatagcatggaggacaaggggagttagagaggagaagggagttgggggaaattggaaggggaggtgaatcatgagagactatggactctgaaaaacaacctgaggggtttgaagcagtgagggatgggaggttgggggaaccaggtggtgggtattagagagggcatggattgcatggagcactgggtgtggtgcaaaaacaatgaatactgttatgcagaaaataaataaataaataaataaataaataaattttaaaaacagtggcaTTATCAGAGCTACTCAATGAAATTTAACATAATCTTATAGAAATTAGTAAAGGCTGTAGAAAAAAGTTTATATGGTGCCTTCCTTTATTGCTCAAACCAGGGTTGCAAGTAAGGGCAATTATCAACACTCCAATATCAGAAATTGGGAAAAATAAGCACTGTTTACTTTCCGTGAGCCTTTGTTGGAGTAGAAGTCAAAGAAAAGATTCTGCTCAGTATTTTGCTAGGTCTGGGCTTTTTCTCCAGCATCAAGCACTGCCAGTGAGAAGaaggattttatatttaatacttgTCCATATTGtcactctgctttccctccacTGATTTTTACTTTCCTGGACCCTTCACAAGATCACTCAGAGAAGAGTTCTCAAACTCAGAAAGTTAAGAAACCCTCTTCACAAGCTCCCAGCCATCACAGAACATAATTAACTCCAGAAGTTGAGTAGTTGTTCTTTATTCCATAGAAGCTGAGTACTTTAACTGCTTTTACAGTTCTATCATATTTGGAATAGAATAATTATTAGTTGATAGACTTAAAAATCTCAGAGCTAAAAGTGACCTGTGAGCACATATCA
This is a stretch of genomic DNA from Mustela lutreola isolate mMusLut2 chromosome 12, mMusLut2.pri, whole genome shotgun sequence. It encodes these proteins:
- the LOC131812267 gene encoding proteasome subunit beta type-5, which gives rise to MAGGAADCSFWERLLARQCRIYELRNKERISVAAASKLLANMVYQYKGMGLSMGTMICGWDKRGPGLYYVDSEGNRISGATFSVGSGSVYAYGVMDRGYSYDLEVEQAYDLARRAIYQATYRDAYSGGAVNLYHVREDGWIRVSSDSVADLHDKYSGSTP